A segment of the Capricornis sumatraensis isolate serow.1 chromosome 8, serow.2, whole genome shotgun sequence genome:
CTGTTCATTCCATCCCCACATAAGCTTCTTTCTATATACAAAGAAGGAGTTTAGAAGGGAAGATTttaacttttcaccttcatgttcTGCAGCCAAAAACAACCCTCAAACTTGTCTGACTGGCTCTAGAGAGGAACGTAAGTAAACAAGGCCTGAATAAACACAAGAGAACCTGCCCATCACCTGTGGAGTCAGGTAATGTAGGTCACCTTGTCACACCTACATATCAGTGCCTGACCTTCAGATACGTGGGAAATGTGCTTCCAGAGAAATATCATTTATTGTCCTTTTGGTGGCAATGACTTAGAGAAGGAGCAGAATAAAAGATCGTATATCTAGCAATGGGGACCCGATGTAGTAGCAAGAAACTAAGTACCTCAAGGGACTGGGGGGTTCTGGCAGAAACAAGGATTGGCCTCTCTTTCATGAATGAGAGTCATTTTTATCACCTTGGGATGTCAGGCTTTAGCGGTTCTGGTGATGAAGCAAGGCTGCACGTGCTCGTGAGAAGAAATGACTTTCCCATCCTTGATCTCCTCAGTGATGGTGCAGATTTTAACCAGAATTCTGGGCAGGATGCTCCAGGCACTGCGGGACTCATGTATCCCACAGGGGCCTAAGGATGACGTGTGAACTGGGGCTGTGCATTCCATGGTCCTGGCCTTGCTGGATATGCAAGCAGAAGACTCATGCTTGATGGCACACGGgtgacagggaagcctaggaaaAACAGAATTTTGCTTGTGATTGAGGGAAGGCAATGGTGGCTATGGAGAAACATGGCAGTGGTTAATTATTCAATATGTGTCGCTCAAAACACGTACTTCCTAATACTTGTGTGTTCATTTTGCACAAGCACCAGTGGAAGAAAAAGAATCAGACCAGATCCATGGGAAAGCAGCATCCTAGGTTTAGACGTGCTAGATTATGTAAGCTGCCGTTACAGCCAATGCCATAGTGTTGGATGAACAGGCCAGCCATCCAAGACGGGGGTGGAGCCCAGGTCTGCCATTTGCCAGCTGGTGACCTCAGATAAATCAGTTAACCCTCCTgagctttagtttttcttctgtagaaTGGATATAGTGGGGACTCAACAGTGAGAAGGGACAAGTCAGAGGGCTTACTATCTGAAGAAAGGAAGTTAATCTGGTATTTTTCCTAACGAGAATGTTAGTCACAGTACTTTTGGTGACCGATCTCCATCTATGGAAGAGTCCTCAACGCTTCATCCAAGATCTCTGAAGTACTTTCTGGGTGTCTATAAGTGACTAATCTTTAGGGAATTAGAGTTAGGAGGAGTTACAAGTGAAAACTCTTTAAGAAAGCATCCTGTCTCTTTGATGGATGATTCAAGGTACTTTGGTATGTTACAGCTCCTCAGAGAGATCACATAGGTGAACATTGTGCTAATATAATGTGGACATGCCAGTGAAAAGATTGTTTCTGGGAAGGAAGTCTCCTTAGCAGTTGTAAACTAAGCCTGCATTTGGGGCATTAGTTTGGATGGAGTTGATTCAAAGAGCTCATACTCCTTATCAGTTCTTTATGAGTTGGTTAGCTTCTTATCATTAACAAAATTAGAGCTTCTATAAAAGATGCTgatacacacatgtgtacatgcTGCTCTTGGCCATCAAGGGCAAGTGACTGGACAAGGCTAGGAGTTTCATCCTGAGCAGAACGTTTCTCCTAAGGGAACATGGTTGTCCTATTTGATCTCATGACAGTCAGATTTTCATCTCAGTAGGGAGAAATCTGTAAATCACCAGGAATGTTCATCTTTGGGGAAATTATTTTTACCCCTAGTAGTTTTTAAGACTTTAAGAAGCTAGCCAGCCTGTAGGGAATCaatctggagcacaggctcttcaAAAACAATGCAGTTCAGCTCACTCCTCAAATTTGGACTAGGTTACGATGGTAGGCCTCCAAACGGCACAGCTTGAGAGAGAGTGGATGGAATGTTTCAGCCGAAGCTCCCCATCACTGACAAGAAGACCAAGGCGATTGTTCCCCGTTGCTGGTGGCAGCGCGCATATGTGCGTGTTTGAGCCTTTTTCTTACAGAAACTGCTTTTATTTTACATACTTGCCATCTGAGCTCTCCAGAAGGCTGCGGTATGTGGCAATCTCACACTCCAGCCGGGACTTGACATCTAGCAGAATCTCGTATTCTCGGTTCTGTCTTTCCAGGGCCCCCCGGATCTCTGCCAGCTGAGCCTCTAGGTTATCGATCAGACACTGGGTCTGGGCCAGCAAGGCTGCGTAGCGGGCTTCCGTTTCTGTCAGGGCACATTCCTGGGAGTCTCTCTatcacagaggaggaaaggagaatTTCTAATGATTACTTCCTTAAACCCAAGTCATTTGTGATCAGCATCATTTTaaacagtggttttttttttttttttttatgacaggTACTAATGACTCTCCAAGCCCTCTTATTACTTCCTGACCaaacaaatctaaaaataaaattatcaactATGTTAAAACTcgcttttgtcttttttctttgggCATCTCTTTAAATAATTATCTTCCGCTTCCTTAATCACCTGACAATCTCCTACCACATTCTCCtacctaaaacagaaaaaaaattccaacatattttACACTTAGGCATTAAAAATGCATTACCATGGCACCTTGCTTTATGAGGATTTGtaccttaaaaaggaaaaaaaggaagtgagCAGCAGTTAGCCATAAACAATTCCTTCACTGGAGCAATTCCTTTACATGTaaaatatgagagttgaaccttTGGTAATTAAAGTTCTTTCCTGATCTATCATTCTGTATGACTATATATAATGGGATTTTAGTTTTCAATAACATATGACTTGCATGATTATTCcaatttttacagatgagaaaaccgaggctcAGGAATTTAAATGAGTTGAGTAGCTGGTGACAAAACCGGCTTTGGGGCAAGGTCTTCCTAATACCCTTCATACCAGAGCATTTAAAtaatttcctacttcagggaggTTGTAGAATGAGGAAGAAGTGGTTCCAGCTTTGGAACCTGCATTCTGGCTCAGACTTGAATTCCTTGTGTGACTTTTAACAAGTTACTTAATGCCTCAGGAGCTCATATCTCCATCTACAAAATAAGTGAGATGAAACTTCTCTTGGATTTGACTTGGTAAAGCCACCttagctctctgagcctcatctgtaaaactggctTAATAATTATGCCACTTCCTTCataagattattttaataaatttgataGTTTGTAAAAGTGTTTTGCATATAATAAAATGCTCTTATAGAGTTTCCCAAAGTGTACGCCATGGATTATCATTGCTGTGagatgctctttaaaaaaaaggagtCTATGGTCAAATGAGTTCTAAAATGCTGAATACTATATATCCCTTTCTTGTTGATTCATGGTGAACATCAGCTTATTGAAGGCCTTTAGGAAGGTACCCTGTTTTACTTTTGCTTAATCCAGGATTTCTCTGGCTTATTTGAtcacaaagtcttttttttttttgcacagacCCTTAGGAAACAGAGGAGCTATTGTTCTAGGGACACACGTTGGGCAACACAGCACCACACAGATGTCAGGGACTATTGCCACCACTGCTGTGCTGGGCTTGGTCACTGTTTCAGGTACCATTCGGTGCTGGGCCTGCAGTTCAACCTCCAGAGCATTCATGGTGCGTCTCAGCTCAATGATCTCCTTCTGGTAGCACTGCTGTTGCTGAGTGCTGGTCACCACCTGCTGGTTCAGCTCCTCCATCTgaaacacagtcaaaggccatCAAAGGAGATCATGAAGGGAAAACTTGACTGTGTTTCAAGGGCCCCTGGAAGTAGGGTTACCTTTCTGTTTTTGAATTTTCGACCCTCCCTACCTGTGTGTTGAACCACTCTTCTACATCTTTGCGGTTTGTCTCCATGATCGACTCGTATTGACATCTCATTTCTTGTAGAACCCGGTTTAGGTCAACAGAAGGGGCACTGGTCACTTCAATGTGGAGTCTGTCCCCAAGCTGGCTCTGTAAGGAACTGATTTCCTATGGAGAGAAAAGAATGTGACGTCGCTCGATGAAGAGATGGCCCTCTTGTGTTCTTGTTTCAGTCTAACAGTGAGAATTTAGCTTAATTGCATCTGAAAGAAAGCCCACAATAAAGGAATACATGATTTACAGGTGCtattgtatggcaaaaaccactacaatattgtaaagtaattag
Coding sequences within it:
- the KRT39 gene encoding keratin, type I cytoskeletal 39 is translated as MTTDPFEDISWAHTLDTKGCTTTMFSTTPCQSCSGITNLTTILPNTSCQHGGLKANSCQPTGHVLRTLQSLDYKPTPGFSLTPLCLISNFSTCPFLDDCGWCDGGINSNEKETMKILNNRLANYLEKVRMLERENTALECKIQGECNKELPVICPDYLSYYATIEELQQKILCTKAENSRLVSQIDNTKLTADDLRAKYEAEVSLRQLVEADANGLQQILNALSLGKADPEAQVQSLKEELLCLKNDHEQEISSLQSQLGDRLHIEVTSAPSVDLNRVLQEMRCQYESIMETNRKDVEEWFNTQMEELNQQVVTSTQQQQCYQKEIIELRRTMNALEVELQAQHRMRDSQECALTETEARYAALLAQTQCLIDNLEAQLAEIRGALERQNREYEILLDVKSRLECEIATYRSLLESSDGKLPCHPCAIKHESSACISSKARTMECTAPVHTSSLGPCGIHESRSAWSILPRILVKICTITEEIKDGKVISSHEHVQPCFITRTAKA